In one Ornithorhynchus anatinus isolate Pmale09 chromosome 19, mOrnAna1.pri.v4, whole genome shotgun sequence genomic region, the following are encoded:
- the IRF2BP2 gene encoding interferon regulatory factor 2-binding protein 2, translated as MANGAAGEPPPIDGPGGGGGGGGGGRAQCAGAVRRLSKKPEERRRRRRRRPGPRGRPRDSLGAGGRLPEPREGGLLSGRSPSPPPLLPSSLPPAMSSVSTSRRQSCYLCDLPRMPWAVVWDFTEPVCRGCVNYEGADRVELVIDAARQLKRGHPCFPAARSPPAAKPPGPAAKDLLLHPHLPPPPEPPPPQAQPRERYPARPLPNGFPAKPDEPPELNRQSPNPRRTLGPGPPTLLPLLNGSPAASAPPAGLGLAARAAAPAQRPDPGDKEKPPHRGPNEGPGLADPDAAGPGGGGGGGGGSKARAEQDWPGKPKTVRDTLLALHQHGPFEPKLKKEPGLGPPRGLAFELNGASGPKPVPRTARKRKPSPEPEGEAGPPKLNGEAQPWPAAPAEGPKVPVTPPSFASPPPPTASPHPHRTTPPEAAQNGQSPMAALILVADNAGGGHAPKDANPGHPAGRRNSGGPPSPSAGGQRRPGAGGPEPAGHPAGLPDSSLAAGVPLCCTLCRERLEDTHFVQCPSVPLHKFCFPCSRQSIKQQGASGEVYCPSGEKCPLVGSSVPWAFMQGEIATILAGDVKVKKERDS; from the exons atGGCTAACGGGGCTGCGGGAGAacccccgcccatcgacgg gccggggggaggaggaggaggaggaggaggagggagggcccagtGCGCAGGCGCCGTCCGCAGGCTGTCGAAGAAACcggaggagcggcggcggcggcggcggcggcgaccggggccccggggccgcccccgggaCAGCCTCGGTGCGGGTGGTCGGCTCCCGGAGCCCCGGGAGGGAGGCCTCTTGTCCGgccggtccccctcccctcctcccctcctcccctcctccctccccccggccatgTCGTCGGTGTCGACGTCCCGGCGGCAGTCGTGCTACCTGTGCGACCTGCCGCGCATGCCGTGGGCCGTGGTCTGGGACTTCACCGAGCCCGTGTGCCGCGGCTGCGTCAACTACGAGGGCGCCGACCGGGTGGAGCTGGTCATCGACGCCGCCCGCCAGCTGAAGCGCGGACACCCCTGCTTCCCCGccgcccgctccccgcccgccgccaagcccccgggcccggccgccaagGACCTCCTGCTGCACCCCCACCTGCCGCCCCCGCCCGAGCCGCCCCCGCCGCAGGCCCAGCCCCGGGAGCGCTACCCGGCGCGCCCGCTGCCCAACGGCTTCCCCGCCAAGCCGGACGAGCCCCCCGAGCTCAACCGGCAGAGCCCCAACCCCCGCCGGACcctggggcccggcccgcccaccCTGCTGCCGCTGCTCAACGGCTCGCCCGCCGCCTCCGCGCCGCCCGCCGGCCTGGGCCTCGCCGcccgcgccgccgcccccgcgcAGCGCCCCGACCCCGGCGACAAGGAGAAGCCCCCGCACCGCGGCCCCAACGAGGGGCCGGGCCTCGCCGACCCCGACGCGGcgggaccgggaggaggaggaggaggaggaggagggagcaaggcccGCGCCGAGCAGGACTGGCCGGGGAAGCCCAAGACGGTGCGGGACACTCTGCTGGCGCTCCACCAGCACGGCCCCTTCGAGCCCAAGTTGAAGAAGGAGCCGGGCCTGGGTCCGCCCAGGGGGCTCGCCTTCGAGCTCAACGGCGCCTCCGGGCCCAAACCAG TTCCCCGAACGGCCCGGAAGAGGAAGCCGTCCCCCGAGCCGGAGGGCGAAGCCGGCCCCCCGAAGCTGAACGGCGAGGCGCAGCCGTGGCCGGCCGCCCCGGCCGAGGGGCCGAAGGTCCCCGTCACGCCCCCGTCCTtcgcctcgccgccgccgcccacggccTCGCCGCACCCCCACCGGACCACGCCGCCCGAAGCGGCCCAGAACGGCCAGTCCCCCATGGCGGCCCTGATCCTCGTGGCGGACAACGCGGGGGGCGGCCACGCCCCCAAGGACGCCAACCCGGGCCACCCCGCCGGCCGGAGGAACAGCGGCGGCCCGCCCTCCCCGTCCGCCGGCGGCCagcggaggccgggggccgggggcccggagccGGCGGGCCACCCCGCCGGCCTCCCGGACTCCTCTCTGGCGGCCGGCGTGCCCCTGTGCTGCACGCTGTGCCGCGAGCGGCTCGAGGACACCCACTTCGTGCAGTGCCCCTCCGTCCCTTTGCACAAGTTCTGCTTCCCCTGCTCCAGACAGagcatcaaacagcagggagCCAGCGGCGAGGTCTACTGTCCCAGCGGCGAGAAGTGCCCCCTGGTCGGCTCCAGCGTCCCCTGGGCCTTCATGCAGGGGGAGATCGCCACCATCCTCGCCGGAGACGTCAAAGTGAAAAAGGAGAGGGACTCGTGA